The sequence GTGCCGCGCTCGCTGGGGAGCGCCGCGCTGACCGCGCTCGGTACGGGCCTTCTCGGGCTCGCCCTCGTCCTGCCGGTGGCGGTGATCGTGCTCTTCTCCGGCGCCGGCTGGGCCACGGTGGGGGTGGCGGCCCTCTGGATGGTGTCGGCGGCCGTCGCGACGGGCTTCGCGGGCGCACTGGCCGTGGCCTGCTTCCGGGTGTACCGGATCAGGTTCTCCGCCGCCGGCGATCCCCCCGGGGTGCGCCTGGTGCGCGGCCTGGGGAGCGGTCCGTGGCGGCCGATGGAGGAGACGGACCGCCTGCGCCTGGAGCAGGAGATCGAGGAGCCGTACGCCGGGGACCCCCTCCCTGCCACCCGCGTCCTCACGCTGCGCCTGATCCAGGACGACTCCGACGTCTGCCGAGCCGTCCTCCCGCCGGACACCGACGCCCGACAGCTCCTCGCGGCCCTGGAGCAGGCCCTGGGGCCGGCCGTCCTGCTCGAACTCCACGTCAAGCGCACCACCCGCCCCGCGCCCCGGCGCCGCCCCGGCCCCCGGAACCGCGGCCGGGGCGGGCCTTCCGGCATCGGCATCAGCGGCGCCGGGGGCTACAGCTGCGGCGCCGGCAGCGGATGTGGCGGGGGCGGGGGCGGCTAGCCAGCGTCTCAACGGGGTGCGCCGTGTGCGCAGACGTTGAGGTACCCGATTCTGTACGTCGGTCGGGAGATGCAGGTGATGGCCGCCGGATCGTGATGCAGAGGCGTGAGGGCCGGAGCCACGACGCGGGGGTCGGGGCTCCGGCGGTCACAGGGACGGGTCCAACGTGAGCGCTCGCAGCAGTCGTGCGAGGCGGCCTGGTTCCTGCCGGGGTCGCGCGGGCATCTCCGGTGGCGGGCCGTACACCCCGAGAGGCGGGTTGGGCGTCGCCGGGAGCGGGGCGGGCGCTTCGGGAGGGTAGGTGGGTGTCTCCGGCTGGGGGTGTGATGTCTCTGCGGCGCTCTCCTTGTGCGGGGAGGAGTGGTTGAGGAGGGCGATCGTGATGGCGGCGACCTCCTGGACCGAGGAGCTCTTCGCCACTGCCTCGATGAGGCGAGCGGCAAGGTCTTCTCTCCCGCCCTCCTTGAAGCTGATGGCCAGCTCCGCGATCTCGTCACCCGGGCGTGTCACGGCGGCCTTGATGACGGCGTCGAACGGGTCCAGGGTCACCGACTGGTCCGTTCGCGCCCGGGTGTTGGCCGGCTTCGGGGTGTCATGCATGCGCTCAGCGACCCTGTACCAGGACTCAGGGTCCTCGGCGCCGCATGCATGTGCGATGGCGGCCACGACGTCAGGCCTGGGAGGCCGACTCCGGGGCGGCTTCTGGTTGATGCCGTCAAAGATCGTGCTCTTCGGTACCCCCGTGCGCTCGGCAACGAGCCTGAGGGTGAGACCGGCTGACGCCATCAGGTCGCGGAGCCCTTGCTGGAGCTTCTGGAGATCGTCGGTTTCCGGAGCCACGTGCTGACTGCGGCTGAGTGGATGAGGCTCGAACTTGCCGCGCTGTGCCAGCCGCGCCCTCTGGTATCGGGCGTGGATCACTGCCACGAGCTGCGCGCTGGTCTCGTCCCCCTGGTGGAGGAGCGAGAGGACCTCCGTCAAGACAGGCCAGGTCGGGACCGCCTTGCCGGAAAACATCCTGGAGAGGGTCGAGATGGAGATGCGCGACGGCGTGTGGCGGTGGATCGACTTCAGGGTGGGTTGGCCGTTGTGGTCCTTGAGGTGGCGGAGCGCGGACGCGAACTCCGCCACCTCAGGGAGGGTGTTCTCCATGTGCCGGGCCGCTATCGAGCGACGCCCGGCTCTGCCGCGGGGGTCGAGGCGGTGAGCCGACGTACCGCCTCGACACCGGCGATGACCGCCACCACGACCTGGACGCTCGTCGCCGGCGGCATCCCGGCGAGGGACAGGCCCACCGTGGCGAGCACGGCGAGCAGGATCACGATGACGAACGCCTTCGTCGGCTTGAAGCGCTTCTTCTTCTCGGGAACCACGCAGTTCGTGGTTCCCGAGAAGCGCTTGAACAGGCGTTGAAGCCTGGTGCCCATGTCACTCCTTGAGTTGTTGGCGCAGACCTTTTTGGTTGCTGGAGCACCCGCCCGCGGATTGGCAGCTCCGCGTCGGATTTCTAGATTAGGGCACACGAATAGCGGATTATGCAAGGCCGTTGGAAGCAGCCTTAACCCCCCGCACTTTTGTGCGAGGGGTTAAGGCTTTTTTGGAGCTTTACGTTCCGTCGTCCGCTGCCAACGGTGACGGTCCTTCCCCGGCGGTCTGCGCCAACAGAAGCCATGGGGCACACGGGCGACGACCCCCCTGAATGGAGTCGCGGTTCGCTCGGTGACGGGGTCCATCAAGCACCCGGTGCCCCGCGTCCGGCAACCTCTCTTTTTCTCCCGGATGCAATTCCAGTGGAGCTGAGCTGCGTAAATTCAATTTTTTCAGCAAGCGTCCGGAGGTGTCCGTCCGGGGAAATTTGCAAACGCCGGACAGGAAACGCAAACCAGAACAGTTGACAGTGGGTTTCCTGGAAAGGGAGGGCGGAGCGGAGCCGCTGCCAGGGGACCGCGTTCGCGGTGACGTACGTGCGGTGCCTCGTGAGTCAAGCGGTCGGCGAGCTGTGCGCGGTCTGCACCGAGGTCGGCAAGCCGACGGCGTCCGCGCAACCAACGGAACGGCCAGTACGTCGGCCGACGCCCCGGCTGTGCGGCTGGGGCGGTGGCTCACTCCTCCGTGTCCTCACAAACGTCGCCGCCCCCGGCGTTGCGGGCTTCCCGGCGGGCCCGGCGGACTTCCAGCGTGATGGCGAGAGACGAGCCGATGATCGTGAGGAGGTCGGCGGTGGCGGAGATGATCTCGATCATGGGACTGCCCTTTCGGTCGGGAGCCGCTGTGTGACGGCTCGGGGCAGACCTTGATGCGGAGTTGGGCTATCCGGACCACGC comes from Streptomyces sp. NBC_01551 and encodes:
- a CDS encoding helix-turn-helix transcriptional regulator, with amino-acid sequence MENTLPEVAEFASALRHLKDHNGQPTLKSIHRHTPSRISISTLSRMFSGKAVPTWPVLTEVLSLLHQGDETSAQLVAVIHARYQRARLAQRGKFEPHPLSRSQHVAPETDDLQKLQQGLRDLMASAGLTLRLVAERTGVPKSTIFDGINQKPPRSRPPRPDVVAAIAHACGAEDPESWYRVAERMHDTPKPANTRARTDQSVTLDPFDAVIKAAVTRPGDEIAELAISFKEGGREDLAARLIEAVAKSSSVQEVAAITIALLNHSSPHKESAAETSHPQPETPTYPPEAPAPLPATPNPPLGVYGPPPEMPARPRQEPGRLARLLRALTLDPSL